In Parus major isolate Abel chromosome 1, Parus_major1.1, whole genome shotgun sequence, the following proteins share a genomic window:
- the CBY2 gene encoding spermatid-associated protein has translation MSALEQRNQSRQHTEPETGYITPGVKPRGEMFVFIDGKWGNDTCCQPPCPSHQRLFSKKAQNEWSIWEENRALWQENQVLWIKNRMLWEENKALQYLQSQNKSVQVIYSDALQQNLKSKNKPFPLFQEGTTGFQLCLDNKALQSVQKKNKLFEDFQQENNALPVTWKGQKAVTVHEESEDASSDLQKNTDTTAAVEKGNPSPVPQQEHEGRRKNTTPTQNKIESAPSMPGEHEILRVLQDLCELLHTFLKMSHPSGEKQCCHNVCDVNRSFQEDYNKLKLQLKAAKNTVSDITAQMDMLEKEIIAITSPVYEEAGQKLATEHQLGHV, from the coding sequence ATGTCTGCCTTGGAGCAGAGGaaccagagcaggcagcacacagagccTGAGACAGGCTACATCACCCCTGGGGTGAAGCCAAGGGGTGAGATGTTCGTCTTTATTGATGGGAAATGGGGGAATGACACCTGCTGCCAGCCACCCTGTCCTTCCCACCAGAGACTCTTTAGCAAGAAGGCACAGAATGAGTGGAGCATCTGGGAGGAGAATAGAGCACTCTGGCAGGAAAACCAAGTCCTCTGGATCAAAAACAGGATGctctgggaagaaaacaaggCCTTACAGTATCTCCAGTCACAGAACAAATCTGTCCAGGTAATTTACTCTGATGCTCTTCAGCAAAACCTCAAGAGCAAAAATAAGCCATTTCCACTCTTCCAAGAGGGGACCACAGGctttcagctctgcctggaCAACAAAGCTCTCCAGTCAGtccagaaaaagaataaattatttgagGATTTCCAGCAGGAGAATAACGCACTCCCTGTTACCTGGAAGGGCCAAAAAGCCGTCACTGTCCATGAAGAGAGTGAAGATGCCAGCTCAGACCTTCAGAAGAACACTGACAccactgcagctgtggaaaaagGTAACCCCAGCCCAGTCCCCCAGCAGGAACATGAAGGTAGAAGGAAGAACACTACTCCAACTCAGAATAAGATTGAGTCTGCCCCAAGTATGCCGGGAGAGCATGAAATCCTCCGAGTTCTTCAGGACCTGTGTGAGCTCCTCCATACCTTCCTAAAAATGAGCCATCCTTCTGGGGAGAAACAGTGCTGTCACAATGTCTGTGATGTGAACAGATCCTTCCAAGAAGATTACAATAAActgaagctgcagctgaaagctgCGAAAAACACTGTGTCAGACATCACAGCTCAAATGGATATGCTGGAAAAGGAGATCATTGCCATCACTTCCCCAGTGTATGAAGAAGCAGGGCAAAAGCTGGCAACTGAGCATCAGCTCGGACATGTGTGA